AGGCTTCTCGACCACCCCCGATCGGTGCGACCTGAATGTCGACGTCCGTATCACCCCGGCTTTCGATGCCCACGACGCCGAGACCCTCATCCGCAAGGCCGTTGCCGAGCTGGATGCGGAACTACCCGCTCCGAAGCCGACCGAGATCACCCCGGTTGCCACCTGGCCGCCTTTCCGTCTGGCCGACGACGAACAGCCTGCCGCTGCACTCCTTACCGCCGCCGCCGAGGCGGGACTGGCGGTGCGGGCGAAGACGGCGGGGCCGTCGAACATCGGCAACCTGCTGGCTGCGGAAGGTATCCCGGCCACGGCCGGCTTCGGCCTGCCCTACGAGGGGCTGCACGGCATCGACGAGCGCGCCCACCTCGCCGAGCTGCCCCAGGTCTACTCCGTCTACCAGCGGGCCGTCCTCCGCCTCCTCCGAGCGGGCTGACGCGTCCCAAGCACGTCCCAACTCCCTCCCAGATCCACTCCCAGCAAGTCCCCAACTCCGTCTCTAGGAACAGATCTTCGATCGCGGTGACATGGAGGCAGCACCACCTCCACATCCACCGCCGACACGGAAGACCGGTCATGGCCGAGCACGCGAAGCGTGGCGTCATGTGCCACGGCGCGCGGCCACTACGGTCCTGGTCGGGGCATCGCCGATTCCGCTCAGGCGGCAGCCGACCGGGCTGACTGCCTGACTGCACGGGAAGGGACAACGCATGACGACGCTCGCACCCGAGGTTCCTTGGGCGATGCAGCTGGTCACCGACCGGCTGCCGGACAGCCCGCCGTCCTACGCGAGGGTGACGCTCGATGGGGCCACGCAGACCGCCCGCTACACCGACGCCGCCGGCCAGGTGGTGGAGATGGGCAACCACGGCACCAACAGGACCACCGGCACCGC
This portion of the Streptomyces sp. NBC_01750 genome encodes:
- a CDS encoding putative ATP-grasp-modified RiPP, whose product is MTTLAPEVPWAMQLVTDRLPDSPPSYARVTLDGATQTARYTDAAGQVVEMGNHGTNRTTGTASTSGGGDGQNPQPQTQDDNTTDYESD